From the genome of Candidatus Methylopumilus turicensis, one region includes:
- a CDS encoding sugar transferase: MKRLFDLTLVIVAISLISLPFMLVWIAVRLTSIGPALYWSDRVGIHNKIFRMPKFRTMVVGTPAVATHLLNDPGVYLTPIGVFLRKSSLDELPQLWSILVGDMSLVGPRPALFNQHDLIALRTARGVDKILPGLTGWAQVNGRDDLPIPVKVEYDAEYLNRQSTWFDIQILWMTALKVIKSDGVSH; encoded by the coding sequence ATGAAACGTCTTTTCGACCTAACGCTCGTCATTGTTGCTATCTCCTTAATCTCCTTGCCGTTCATGTTGGTGTGGATTGCGGTTCGTCTCACATCAATCGGTCCGGCCCTTTACTGGTCTGATAGGGTAGGTATTCATAATAAGATTTTCAGGATGCCCAAGTTTCGTACCATGGTGGTAGGGACCCCAGCGGTTGCAACTCACTTACTCAATGATCCTGGGGTCTATCTGACCCCAATTGGCGTTTTTCTGCGTAAGTCGAGTTTGGATGAACTTCCTCAGCTCTGGAGCATATTAGTCGGCGACATGAGCCTCGTTGGCCCAAGACCAGCCCTTTTTAACCAGCATGACTTGATCGCCCTCAGAACCGCTCGGGGTGTGGATAAGATCCTACCAGGCCTCACCGGATGGGCCCAGGTGAATGGGAGGGATGATCTGCCTATCCCTGTTAAGGTTGAGTACGATGCCGAGTACCTTAATAGACAGTCGACCTGGTTTGATATCCAAATACTTTGGATGACAGCCCTAAAAGTTATAAAAAGTGATGGCGTATCCCACTAG
- a CDS encoding helix-turn-helix transcriptional regulator, producing the protein MLRISVVDLSLMANVGVATIKRIEAGRGLPSANIRTLDSITKALQLAGVEFIGSPDDRPGVRLK; encoded by the coding sequence ATGTTAAGAATATCGGTTGTAGACTTGTCTCTTATGGCTAATGTTGGCGTCGCAACAATTAAGAGGATCGAGGCTGGCAGAGGATTGCCGTCAGCTAATATAAGGACATTAGATTCAATCACTAAAGCATTACAACTTGCTGGGGTCGAATTTATCGGATCTCCTGATGACAGGCCTGGTGTCAGGCTGAAGTAG
- a CDS encoding tyrosine-type recombinase/integrase, producing MANHTSNEILKETIKRIDGAYAPATIRAYKSNFERFIEFCEQEKIVALPANQETVARYIRDLSNGKLKSASIRIAVASISAIHRLNEHSDPTSHPNVKIEVRRMHRNLGRESKQALGINAELLRKMLSTTDNSLWGLRDKALLLTAYDSMCRRSELVSLQIDDAIIDKENKTFKIKLRRSKTDQDGIGRWLHLSDMTQQSLLVWIDTSNIATGKLFRGIKRGQIISDDLSSAQVNRIYKSIVARSCVDGSLVKHISGHSMRVGAAQDLLVSGASLPMIMQRGRWSKVDTVMRYIENVSYS from the coding sequence ATGGCTAATCATACATCAAATGAGATATTAAAAGAGACTATCAAAAGAATAGATGGCGCTTACGCACCGGCAACCATTCGCGCTTACAAGTCTAACTTTGAAAGATTCATTGAATTTTGCGAACAAGAAAAGATAGTCGCCCTTCCTGCAAATCAGGAAACAGTTGCCAGGTATATAAGGGATCTATCAAACGGTAAATTAAAGTCAGCAAGTATTCGCATCGCTGTTGCATCAATATCAGCAATTCATCGCTTAAATGAGCATTCAGATCCAACAAGCCATCCAAACGTAAAGATAGAAGTTCGTAGGATGCATCGCAACCTAGGACGCGAATCTAAGCAAGCATTGGGTATTAACGCTGAGCTATTAAGAAAAATGCTCAGCACTACTGACAATAGCCTATGGGGGCTAAGAGATAAAGCACTTCTATTAACTGCTTACGACAGCATGTGTAGGCGTAGTGAACTGGTATCGCTTCAGATAGATGACGCTATAATCGACAAAGAAAACAAGACATTTAAAATCAAACTTAGACGCAGTAAAACAGATCAAGATGGAATAGGTCGATGGTTACACTTAAGTGATATGACGCAACAATCACTCTTAGTTTGGATTGATACTTCCAACATAGCAACTGGGAAGCTTTTTAGGGGGATTAAACGGGGACAGATTATTAGTGACGACCTAAGCTCAGCTCAAGTAAATAGGATATATAAATCAATTGTGGCTAGATCATGCGTTGATGGCTCTTTAGTTAAGCACATCAGTGGTCACTCGATGAGAGTGGGTGCTGCACAAGATTTATTAGTTTCTGGAGCGAGTCTGCCTATGATTATGCAAAGAGGCAGATGGTCTAAGGTTGATACAGTCATGCGGTACATTGAAAATGTGAGCTACTCATGA
- a CDS encoding UDP-glucose 4-epimerase family protein, whose product MRILITGARGFVGRALCQNLQAFELVKPGRDEWLSSLESVDCVIHLAARVHVFKDTAKDPLAEYRVVNVEKTLDLARQASSLGVKRFIFVSSVKVNGELTEKDIPFKADDNPNPQDPYGVSKLEAENGLMQLAKKTGMEVVIVRPPLVYGPGVKANFLSMIKILDQGIPLPFGNVSNKRSLVFIDNLVDLLLRVVDHPNAAGQVFLVSDDHDVSTTTLLRSISSALGKKAKLLPVPLFVLKAIFYLIGKSGFSQRLLGSLCLDISKTKKLLNWTPPFSFEDGVEKTARSFLNEKS is encoded by the coding sequence TTGAGAATATTAATTACTGGAGCTCGGGGATTTGTGGGTCGTGCTCTTTGTCAGAACTTACAAGCTTTTGAATTGGTGAAGCCCGGGCGTGATGAATGGCTATCATCGCTTGAGTCTGTTGATTGTGTGATTCATTTGGCAGCTAGGGTACATGTTTTTAAAGATACTGCTAAAGATCCATTAGCTGAATATAGAGTAGTTAATGTTGAGAAAACATTAGATTTGGCTCGCCAGGCATCAAGTTTGGGTGTTAAACGTTTTATTTTTGTGAGCTCGGTTAAGGTTAATGGTGAGTTGACTGAAAAAGACATTCCATTCAAGGCTGATGACAATCCTAACCCTCAAGATCCTTACGGGGTGAGTAAGTTGGAAGCAGAGAATGGTCTAATGCAGTTAGCTAAAAAAACGGGAATGGAGGTAGTCATTGTGCGACCACCTCTTGTATATGGTCCTGGTGTGAAAGCTAATTTCTTAAGTATGATTAAGATCTTAGATCAAGGCATTCCATTGCCTTTTGGGAATGTTAGTAATAAACGAAGTTTGGTATTTATAGATAATCTTGTCGATTTATTACTAAGGGTTGTTGATCATCCTAATGCTGCCGGACAAGTTTTTTTAGTCTCAGACGATCATGATGTTTCGACAACAACATTACTTAGGTCGATCTCATCTGCTTTGGGTAAAAAAGCGAAATTACTCCCAGTCCCTTTATTCGTGCTTAAAGCAATCTTTTATCTTATTGGTAAATCTGGCTTCTCTCAGAGATTGCTAGGGTCTTTATGTCTGGATATATCAAAAACAAAAAAACTCTTAAATTGGACACCTCCATTTAGTTTTGAAGACGGCGTTGAGAAGACTGCCAGGAGTTTTCTCAATGAAAAGTCATGA
- a CDS encoding glycosyltransferase family 2 protein, whose amino-acid sequence MKISVITVCFNSAKTILNTISSVESQSYKNIEHLIIDGGSSDGTIELLKKARGNIKYISEPDKGIYDAMNKGLLLATGEVIVFLNADDFYKNKFVVEKVMKEFDKSNLSAVYGDVDFFAPNDIKKSVRRYSSKIFAPKKLAFGFMPAHPSLFMRREVYEKVGGFDINFRIAGDFDLVARAFKNEDLHYKYIPEVFVSMQTGGVSTQGFKSTIFLNREIMQSCLKNNIKTSWVKLISRYLIKIIEFIRV is encoded by the coding sequence ATGAAAATTTCTGTCATCACGGTATGCTTCAATAGTGCTAAAACTATTTTAAATACAATATCCTCTGTTGAGTCGCAAAGCTATAAAAATATAGAGCATCTTATTATTGACGGTGGATCTTCAGATGGAACCATCGAGTTATTAAAAAAAGCTAGAGGCAATATTAAGTATATTTCTGAGCCTGATAAAGGTATATATGATGCTATGAACAAGGGTTTGTTATTAGCAACTGGAGAAGTAATAGTTTTTCTTAACGCAGATGATTTTTATAAGAATAAATTTGTTGTTGAAAAAGTAATGAAGGAGTTTGATAAATCTAACTTAAGCGCTGTTTATGGGGATGTAGATTTCTTCGCACCAAATGATATTAAAAAAAGTGTTAGGAGATACTCCTCGAAAATTTTTGCACCTAAAAAATTAGCTTTTGGATTTATGCCGGCTCATCCATCATTATTTATGAGAAGAGAGGTTTATGAGAAGGTCGGTGGATTTGATATTAATTTTAGGATTGCGGGCGATTTTGATTTAGTTGCTCGTGCTTTTAAAAATGAAGATTTGCATTATAAATATATTCCGGAAGTTTTTGTATCAATGCAAACAGGTGGGGTAAGTACTCAAGGATTTAAATCTACTATTTTCCTAAATAGGGAGATTATGCAATCTTGTTTAAAAAATAATATTAAAACCTCATGGGTTAAGTTAATTTCCAGATACCTTATAAAAATTATTGAATTCATCAGGGTTTAA
- a CDS encoding glycosyltransferase family 2 protein, giving the protein MNKLLPRITVITPSYNQAEFLERTIVSILNQGYPNLEFIIIDGGSTDGSVDVIKGYANQLTYWVSEPDNGQSHAINKGLQIATGDWVCWQNSDDIFYPLAFMRLSQSIQQNPTLDLVIGDINLIDKDDHLIRPQCYVKPTYGALVAEGMVMTNQAAFWRRNLHEEIGFLDESLHYGFDYEWFLRLLKHTNRSHHIPKKLGALRYHDQTKTSLNQTSFSSEYAKILEGLFQPGYLRYLYKLRRLLLTMLNGQVGYVFNGFKARIRSKLISKNEIF; this is encoded by the coding sequence ATGAATAAGTTGCTACCTCGCATCACGGTCATTACACCCAGTTATAACCAGGCGGAGTTTCTTGAGAGAACCATCGTATCAATTTTAAATCAAGGTTATCCAAACCTTGAGTTCATCATTATTGATGGCGGTTCAACGGACGGCAGTGTGGATGTTATCAAGGGCTATGCCAATCAACTCACCTACTGGGTCAGTGAGCCAGATAATGGACAATCTCATGCTATTAACAAAGGATTACAAATAGCAACTGGTGATTGGGTTTGCTGGCAAAATTCTGATGATATCTTTTACCCCCTCGCTTTTATGAGGCTGTCACAATCCATACAACAAAATCCAACATTAGATTTAGTTATAGGTGACATCAATCTTATTGATAAGGATGATCACTTAATCAGGCCCCAGTGCTATGTGAAGCCAACCTACGGCGCCTTAGTTGCGGAGGGGATGGTGATGACTAATCAGGCAGCATTTTGGCGCCGAAACCTGCATGAGGAAATAGGTTTTCTGGATGAGAGTTTACACTACGGCTTTGATTACGAATGGTTTCTAAGGCTACTAAAACACACGAACAGATCGCATCATATTCCGAAGAAATTGGGCGCACTCAGATACCATGATCAGACGAAGACTAGTTTAAATCAAACATCTTTCAGCTCTGAATACGCCAAAATTCTTGAGGGCCTTTTTCAACCGGGCTACCTAAGATATCTTTACAAGCTGAGAAGGCTTTTATTGACTATGTTAAACGGGCAAGTAGGATATGTTTTTAATGGCTTTAAAGCCCGAATCAGATCTAAACTTATTAGTAAAAATGAAATTTTTTAA
- a CDS encoding FkbM family methyltransferase, which translates to MKLLKKTIKNFMHFIGIEAFRYDTSATQFGRFSNVLETFGIDLILGVGANEGQFGESLRASGYKGDIVSFEPLKLAHHNLLKISKRDPHWHVHPISAVGDRIGEVEVNVSENSVSSSILPMLSSHKQAAPKASYIGKETCDLITLDSVRSIYQVDAKSVLLKIDTQGYEWQVLDGANETISMARGVLIEMSLIPLYEGQKLWQDITHRLESEGFTLWALQPAFINPANGRTLQLDGLFFRL; encoded by the coding sequence TTGAAATTACTAAAAAAAACGATTAAAAATTTCATGCACTTTATAGGCATAGAAGCATTTCGCTACGATACGTCTGCAACACAATTTGGTAGATTTTCGAATGTGCTTGAAACGTTTGGAATTGATTTAATTTTGGGTGTTGGAGCAAATGAGGGTCAGTTCGGTGAGAGTCTTAGGGCATCTGGTTATAAAGGGGATATCGTATCCTTTGAGCCATTGAAATTGGCCCATCACAACTTACTAAAAATAAGTAAGCGTGATCCTCATTGGCATGTTCATCCAATATCTGCAGTTGGGGATAGGATCGGTGAAGTTGAAGTTAATGTATCAGAGAACTCTGTGAGCAGCAGTATTTTACCCATGTTAAGTTCACACAAACAGGCAGCGCCTAAGGCGAGTTATATTGGAAAAGAAACCTGCGACTTAATTACACTTGACTCTGTTCGATCTATTTATCAAGTTGATGCTAAGTCAGTTCTGTTAAAAATTGATACTCAGGGCTATGAATGGCAAGTCTTGGATGGTGCTAATGAAACAATATCAATGGCTCGTGGTGTTTTGATTGAGATGTCGCTTATCCCCTTGTATGAAGGGCAAAAACTCTGGCAAGACATAACTCATCGACTTGAGTCCGAGGGATTCACTCTTTGGGCTTTACAACCTGCTTTTATTAACCCTGCAAATGGAAGAACCTTGCAGTTGGATGGTTTATTTTTTAGGTTATGA
- a CDS encoding glycosyltransferase family 4 protein, with translation MKVAFDSQIFIGQVYGGISRYICEVASRISKKSQVEVKIVAPMHVNAYLNNLPKNILSCFHSPFSFNFLRLQQRAASMVLGDLMLRFMRPDIIHETYYFKYPLGSISASRVLTIHDMIHEKFESQFPYGDKTSKHKAAAAARADHIICVSESTKVDVINILGINPEKITVIHLGFDLMISPDSFVRHYGRDYLLYVGKRGGYKNFLTMLEAYATSEILRSKYDLVCFGGGAFNDDELKAIHTLNLNPKNVIQMSGDDRYLANYYKNASAFVFPSLYEGFGIPPLEAMSYGCPVVCSNTSSIPEVVGDAGEYFDPYDKKDMQKAMEMVIKSSDLRNSLVTKGFLRLKEFSWEKCASATLNVYKSLI, from the coding sequence ATGAAAGTTGCTTTTGATTCCCAAATATTTATTGGTCAAGTTTACGGAGGTATTTCTCGATATATTTGTGAAGTCGCCTCTAGAATCTCGAAAAAATCACAAGTTGAGGTGAAAATTGTTGCGCCTATGCATGTGAATGCCTATTTGAATAATTTACCAAAAAATATTTTAAGTTGTTTTCACTCTCCATTTTCATTTAATTTTTTGAGGTTACAGCAACGTGCCGCCAGTATGGTCCTCGGTGATCTTATGCTGAGATTTATGAGGCCAGATATTATTCATGAAACTTACTACTTTAAATACCCACTTGGATCCATAAGTGCATCCCGTGTTCTCACCATTCACGATATGATTCATGAGAAATTTGAATCTCAATTTCCTTATGGGGATAAAACATCCAAGCATAAGGCAGCCGCCGCCGCTCGTGCGGATCACATTATCTGCGTCTCGGAATCCACTAAAGTCGATGTAATTAATATCTTAGGTATTAATCCAGAGAAAATCACTGTCATTCATTTGGGTTTTGATTTAATGATATCCCCAGATAGTTTTGTTCGACATTATGGAAGAGATTATTTGCTTTATGTTGGCAAAAGGGGTGGCTATAAAAACTTTCTAACCATGTTGGAAGCTTACGCAACATCAGAAATATTGCGCTCAAAATATGACCTTGTTTGTTTCGGTGGAGGCGCATTTAATGATGATGAATTGAAAGCCATTCATACCTTAAATTTAAATCCTAAAAATGTAATTCAAATGTCAGGAGATGATAGATATCTCGCTAATTATTATAAAAATGCAAGCGCATTTGTATTTCCTTCTTTATACGAGGGTTTTGGTATTCCACCTTTAGAGGCAATGTCATATGGTTGCCCCGTAGTTTGTAGTAATACAAGTTCAATACCGGAAGTTGTGGGCGACGCGGGTGAATATTTTGATCCCTACGACAAAAAAGATATGCAAAAAGCAATGGAAATGGTTATTAAGTCAAGTGATTTAAGAAACTCTCTTGTTACAAAGGGCTTCCTCCGATTAAAAGAATTTTCTTGGGAAAAATGCGCAAGTGCAACCCTTAATGTTTATAAAAGCCTTATATGA
- a CDS encoding hemolytic protein HlpA, with product MTEFKLTTPVAFIIFNRPDTTERVFAEIAKAKPTKLLVIADGAREDRVGEAEKVAVTRAIINRVDWDCEVLTNFSDVNLGCKVRVSSGIDWVFEQVKEAIILEDDCLPDPTFFRFCQEMLDRYRHDLRVGMISGDNLQFGRCQNDESYYFTKYVHIWGWATWRDRWQDSYDVNLKKWPLIRDQGRIMDIVTYPYQRNYWSSIFDRIYKNKIDTWDYQWVFANWVESRINVAPNINLVSNIGFDRVDATHTTASGDESNLPTFNMLFPLNHPSSILINGDNDEFEFKKLNKRSILKRIVSKSIAIIRKVNWLLQMKLSVRKN from the coding sequence ATGACTGAATTTAAGTTAACAACACCAGTCGCATTCATTATTTTCAATCGCCCGGATACGACTGAGCGTGTTTTTGCTGAAATCGCTAAAGCGAAACCAACAAAACTCCTTGTTATAGCCGATGGTGCAAGAGAAGATAGAGTTGGAGAAGCCGAAAAAGTAGCCGTTACACGCGCTATTATTAATCGCGTAGATTGGGATTGCGAAGTTCTCACGAATTTTTCTGATGTTAATTTAGGATGTAAGGTTCGCGTCTCAAGTGGAATTGATTGGGTATTTGAGCAGGTGAAGGAAGCAATTATTCTTGAGGATGATTGCTTGCCAGATCCGACATTTTTTAGATTTTGCCAAGAAATGCTTGATCGTTATAGGCATGACCTCCGTGTGGGAATGATTAGTGGCGATAATTTACAATTTGGTCGATGCCAAAATGATGAAAGCTACTACTTCACAAAATATGTGCATATTTGGGGTTGGGCAACGTGGAGGGACAGATGGCAGGACAGCTACGATGTTAATTTAAAAAAATGGCCATTGATTCGTGATCAAGGCAGAATTATGGATATTGTCACTTATCCTTACCAAAGAAATTATTGGTCAAGTATATTTGATAGGATTTACAAAAATAAGATTGATACGTGGGATTACCAGTGGGTTTTTGCTAATTGGGTTGAGAGCCGTATTAATGTTGCACCAAATATTAATCTTGTTTCAAATATCGGATTTGATAGGGTTGATGCTACCCATACAACCGCGAGTGGTGATGAGTCTAATTTGCCGACTTTCAATATGCTGTTTCCTCTAAATCATCCAAGTTCTATTTTAATCAATGGCGATAATGATGAGTTTGAATTTAAAAAGTTAAATAAACGCTCTATTTTGAAGCGTATTGTTAGTAAATCTATTGCAATAATTAGAAAAGTTAATTGGCTGCTGCAAATGAAATTGTCTGTAAGAAAGAATTGA
- a CDS encoding UDP-glucuronic acid decarboxylase family protein yields the protein MARILVTGGAGFLGSHLCDRLIKDGNDTLCLDNFFTGSKRNISHLMSHSHFELMRHDVTFPLYVEIDQIFNLACPASPVHYQYDPVQTTKTSVHGAINMLGLAKRTGARIFQASTSEVYGDPEQHPQQESYWGRVNPIGPRSCYDEGKRCAETLFFDYHRQHNLDIKVVRIFNTYGPRMHPNDGRVVSNFIVQAIKGQDITIFGDGSQTRSFCYVDDLIEGFIRMMATEKGVTGPINLGNPGEFTMLELAEKVIKLTSSKSKLVFQALPTDDPKQRQPDITLAKQHLDWEPKVNLEDGLKETIAYFRKLLND from the coding sequence ATGGCACGTATTTTAGTTACAGGTGGTGCAGGCTTTCTGGGGTCACACCTATGCGATCGCCTAATAAAAGATGGTAATGATACTCTTTGCCTCGATAACTTTTTCACAGGTAGCAAGAGAAACATTTCGCATCTGATGAGCCACTCACATTTTGAGTTAATGCGCCATGATGTGACTTTTCCTCTTTATGTCGAGATAGATCAAATTTTCAACCTAGCTTGCCCAGCCTCACCAGTGCATTACCAGTACGACCCAGTGCAAACAACTAAAACCAGTGTGCATGGTGCGATTAACATGCTTGGGTTAGCCAAAAGAACAGGTGCAAGAATTTTCCAAGCATCTACTTCTGAGGTTTATGGTGACCCAGAGCAACATCCTCAGCAAGAGTCGTATTGGGGAAGAGTAAACCCCATTGGACCGCGCTCATGCTATGACGAGGGTAAGCGCTGTGCAGAAACCTTGTTTTTTGATTACCACCGCCAGCATAACTTAGATATTAAAGTCGTTCGTATTTTTAATACTTATGGGCCGCGCATGCACCCTAATGATGGTAGGGTGGTATCAAACTTCATTGTTCAGGCAATTAAAGGCCAAGACATTACTATTTTTGGCGATGGTAGCCAAACACGCAGCTTTTGTTATGTGGATGATCTTATTGAAGGTTTTATACGAATGATGGCGACTGAAAAAGGGGTTACAGGCCCTATTAATTTAGGTAATCCAGGCGAGTTCACCATGCTTGAGTTAGCAGAAAAAGTCATCAAGCTAACTTCTAGCAAGTCTAAATTAGTGTTTCAAGCATTACCTACTGACGATCCAAAACAAAGGCAACCTGATATTACGCTTGCTAAGCAGCACCTTGATTGGGAGCCCAAAGTTAATCTTGAGGATGGCCTCAAAGAAACGATTGCCTATTTTAGAAAGCTTTTAAATGACTGA
- a CDS encoding glycosyltransferase family 25 protein — MQAIVYVAFVHNNNQVRNDYMRAKIESMVASMQTDYQVKQIEVSYQSEILPQSLFMSLISDVINQHLGSKWLRYRHLKSSKFVEDVGFLKSLFVKYLFNPNGERFRRKRNRAIEVAVSDKHIRAWYQFLDTGADYLIVLEDDVVFKDDSNVRIKKLLGDLSKNYSNRACYVDLGGGFKLADLMINSLETKYVDNYRHYQKPVTNTTCAYLVSRDLITKFNEILIRKPLLRFISVDWMINSLFILWGKDVSRVICMHADPTIFNHGTFTGEYVSWH; from the coding sequence ATGCAAGCCATCGTTTATGTGGCCTTCGTCCACAATAACAATCAAGTGCGCAATGATTATATGCGCGCGAAAATAGAATCAATGGTTGCTAGCATGCAGACTGACTATCAAGTTAAGCAAATAGAGGTTTCTTATCAATCAGAAATTTTGCCTCAGAGCTTATTTATGTCTCTGATAAGTGATGTAATCAACCAACATTTGGGTTCTAAATGGCTAAGATACAGGCACCTGAAATCGAGTAAGTTTGTAGAAGATGTTGGTTTTCTAAAATCTTTATTCGTTAAGTACCTATTTAACCCCAATGGCGAACGTTTTCGAAGGAAACGTAATCGTGCTATAGAGGTGGCCGTGAGTGATAAGCATATACGTGCTTGGTATCAGTTTCTTGATACGGGCGCAGATTATTTAATTGTTTTAGAAGATGACGTGGTATTTAAAGATGATAGCAACGTAAGAATTAAGAAACTTTTAGGTGATTTATCAAAAAACTATTCAAATAGAGCATGTTATGTTGATTTGGGGGGGGGCTTTAAGTTGGCTGATTTAATGATAAACAGCTTGGAAACAAAGTATGTTGACAATTATCGGCATTACCAAAAACCAGTCACGAACACAACATGTGCATACTTAGTAAGCCGTGACCTTATCACCAAATTTAATGAGATATTGATTAGAAAGCCTTTGTTAAGATTTATTAGTGTTGACTGGATGATCAATAGCTTATTTATTTTATGGGGTAAGGATGTTTCGAGGGTTATCTGTATGCACGCAGATCCGACCATATTTAATCATGGCACTTTTACAGGTGAATATGTTTCTTGGCATTAA
- a CDS encoding glycosyltransferase family 8 protein, giving the protein MEKYNIVFASDRGYLPHLSVALASLIDSNSEVTLNIYIINTDIKSDEWLNLIGLDTQRRHTFFNAQINDNELVDLVTNYHFTKANYYRLFIDDIVPFDKALYIDSDVLVNGSLAGLWNTNVDDFYLAAVEEPGFFTRHNDLEMDLNAKYFNSGVMLLNLNAWRKNEVRKRVLEFVRRKPEAIQYVDQCGLNSIVNGNWLSVSPKYNMQNAILDMEKHARNAHYDFDDIDYAVTSPVVIHFTGSSKPWHLLNKHPFKKKYWNYLRQTTYKRFIPTDFTIKKFLIWCIPNQYRNNIINFFKKIN; this is encoded by the coding sequence GTGGAAAAATATAACATCGTATTCGCGTCCGACCGAGGATATTTACCTCATCTATCTGTTGCTCTTGCTTCTTTAATTGACAGCAATTCTGAAGTTACTTTAAACATTTATATCATTAATACAGATATAAAGTCAGATGAGTGGCTAAATCTTATTGGATTAGATACTCAAAGAAGGCATACATTTTTTAATGCTCAAATTAATGATAACGAATTAGTTGATCTTGTTACCAACTACCACTTCACAAAAGCAAACTACTACAGGTTATTCATTGACGATATAGTTCCTTTTGATAAAGCGCTATATATCGATTCGGACGTTTTAGTAAATGGTAGTTTGGCTGGGCTTTGGAACACAAATGTTGATGATTTTTACTTAGCAGCAGTTGAGGAGCCAGGTTTCTTTACTCGACATAACGATTTGGAAATGGACTTAAACGCAAAGTATTTCAATAGTGGAGTAATGCTTTTAAATTTGAATGCATGGCGTAAAAATGAGGTTAGAAAAAGAGTGCTTGAATTTGTTCGCAGAAAGCCAGAAGCTATTCAGTATGTTGATCAGTGTGGCTTAAATTCAATAGTTAATGGTAATTGGCTAAGTGTTAGCCCTAAGTATAATATGCAAAATGCAATATTAGATATGGAAAAGCACGCTAGAAATGCACATTATGATTTTGACGATATCGATTACGCTGTAACTTCCCCAGTTGTAATTCACTTCACCGGCTCTTCAAAGCCTTGGCATCTTTTAAATAAGCACCCTTTTAAGAAGAAGTACTGGAATTACCTTCGTCAAACAACTTATAAAAGATTTATTCCCACCGATTTCACTATCAAAAAATTTCTTATATGGTGCATACCAAATCAGTATAGAAATAATATTATAAATTTTTTTAAAAAGATAAATTAA
- a CDS encoding class I SAM-dependent methyltransferase: MFFIKSNFPKLYLLLQKIWHRSAFYKAQAVKNAEFNKLSIQKMNLADSLIIKDVFDDKYIVQNGAFKGMKYISRATGSALLPKILGSYEEPIQDWIQEVLVKKNYSSILDIGCAEGYYACGFAMCLPNTQIIAYDIDLDARNNCSELKLLNGLQNIKIKAECSHSELDNNSKAGTLVFCDMEGFEEKLLDPKKVPNLQFVDLLIESHDCFVPNLSEILIERFYKTHSIRIVVDYPFRIKKYNTPNTASAKQFDYIVNEHRPDHMKFMFMETISGKI; this comes from the coding sequence ATGTTTTTTATAAAAAGTAACTTTCCGAAATTATATTTATTGTTGCAAAAAATATGGCATAGGTCTGCATTTTACAAAGCACAAGCTGTTAAAAACGCTGAATTTAATAAGTTGAGTATTCAAAAAATGAATCTTGCTGATTCATTAATTATAAAAGACGTTTTTGACGATAAGTACATCGTACAAAATGGTGCTTTTAAAGGAATGAAATATATCAGTCGAGCAACAGGGAGCGCATTACTCCCTAAAATCTTAGGTTCGTATGAAGAGCCAATCCAGGATTGGATACAAGAAGTTTTAGTTAAAAAAAATTATTCCAGCATTTTAGATATCGGTTGTGCTGAGGGGTATTACGCATGCGGCTTTGCGATGTGCCTGCCAAACACCCAAATAATTGCCTATGACATAGATTTAGACGCCCGCAACAACTGTTCAGAATTAAAACTATTAAATGGTTTGCAGAATATTAAAATTAAAGCTGAATGTAGCCATTCTGAATTAGATAACAATTCAAAAGCGGGTACACTTGTTTTTTGTGATATGGAGGGTTTTGAAGAAAAGCTTCTTGATCCAAAAAAAGTGCCTAACTTACAATTTGTTGATTTGCTAATAGAGTCACACGATTGTTTTGTGCCAAATCTATCAGAAATACTTATTGAACGGTTTTATAAAACACATTCAATTCGTATTGTTGTCGATTACCCATTTCGTATAAAAAAATATAACACACCAAACACCGCCTCAGCAAAGCAATTTGATTACATTGTTAATGAGCATCGGCCTGATCATATGAAGTTTATGTTTATGGAGACCATTAGTGGAAAAATATAA